Genomic window (Chryseobacterium bernardetii):
TTAGCTCCGGACTTGTTTTATCATTGAAAATAAAATTTCCATGAGCAGAAGACGCAATTACCGGAACTGATCTCTTATCTGCCGCCAAAAGGATGAATCCACCCTCATCGACATAATTTATAATATAAAAAGAGGGAGATTCGTCGTTGGGATAAGCAATCACTTCTTTCACAATTCGTTGTTTTGATTCTCCCGTCTTTCCACTTGCCTGCTTTGATGTTTTGGAGGATACTTGGCTGGCGAGACCTGCCAAATCTCTCGCTTCGGTGGTAGTAACGTTGTATTTGTCTTTCTTAGTAATTGACATGTCATCTCTTTGGCAGGAAAGGATGCCTAGAGAGGTGATGCCCAGCAAAATGTACTTGAGTACTTTCATAATGGTTGTTAGTTTAGATTTTATTTATTTTCTAAGTTAAATAAAATATTAACCTACTCTGCATTAAGGTTTGAAAACTACACTTTTGTGTAATCTTAGAGAGTTTTTTTGAGATTTACAGATAAATAATTTAAGAAAAACTGAAAATATATTTAAAATTCTTTTTTAGCCCGAATTCTGCTTAATGTAGATTGAGTTATTCCAAGATATGAAGAGATCATACCTAAAGGAATACGTGCAATAATATTAGGGTATTTTTCAAGTAGATGCAGATAGCGCTCTGTTGCACTAAAGACACGTAATTCGTTTGCCTTTTCTTCGGCTTTAATGTAATAAGTTTCAGTTAGAATCCTACCAATATAATTGAATTCTGGAAACGAATGATAAAGCTCCATTAATTTTTCATGGCTAAGCACCAAAAGACTTGAATCTTCTACAGTCTCCAATACCTCAAAAGACCTCTTCTGACTAAAGAAACTATATACGGAGATTGCAAGATCCCCCTCAAAAAGTATCCATGAAGTTGTGTCTTTACCAAAGCTATCGAGATAGTAAGACCTAACTACTCCTTTAACAATAAAAAAAAGAGATTTTTGGATTTCATCTATATCGAGTAGAATATGCTTCTTATTTACTTTTTGCAAATATGTATTTGAGAATAAGGCAGCACGCAGTTCCGGCGACATCGAATGAATACTTCCGAGAAAGCCCAATAAGGATTCCTTAGCTATATTCTCTTCCTCTGTACTTACAATATTTCTCATTCTTATTTTCGGAAAGATTAAATGTGTAGTTAGTAATGATACTGGAATATACGTGAAAAATTTTAATTAAACATGCTCTTTTTTGCCTTTTATCAAAAATATTCAGTATAAATAGTGGTTAATTTGTTATTCTGAAAGCCATATTACAGAAGGTTGATCTATGAAAAGAGGTACATTTATTAAACAAACTAGAGTTCCCTTTGACCTATCTAGTAAATGGAAGAAGTTTTAGATTTTTGTTGAAAGGACTTTAACAAAGTAGTATAGTCCAGAATTATCATGGGAAAGCTAAGCAATAGTTATGTCATTACTTTTAATAAAAGATTAGTCTAATTTCCTTGTAGTATTAATATTTTTTTATTTAAAGCTATCAATTCCCATGTGGTAATAATTAAACTTATTGGTAAAGTCAGATTTTTATTAAATGCCAGCGGATACCAATTATGTTGCTACAAATAATTAAACACCCTTATAGTCAATGGATGTGAAATAAATTATAGTGTATATTTAATTTTGTTTTATCTCAATAAGATGGGATATATTTTAAAGTGTGGGGCATTATCACTTTAAAAAATAATCATATGAAACAGGCATATAAAAACATTTTATTATCTATCGAGAAAGAAGAGATAAGTGTATCAAGAAGCAAGAAAAGTGCTATTGATGAAGCTTATCACATGGTCTCTTTTCTTGACAAAACTTTAACAGAATTAAAAGGGCAAATCAATATTAAAGGATTTGACAGTATTCTTGATGAAATTATTTTTTTTAAACGTGTGAAACCTGAGATACTGGGACGGCTTATGTTTTACAATAAAGTTATAAAAATAGAAGCCTTTAGTCCTTTGAATTCTGAACTTATCGAATCATATTACAGTGAACAGATGAAGTTGCTAAATAAGGATTTTAAGAAGCATATATCCTCATCCGATTTTTACAGTTACTACCGTGCCGGACGATCAGACAAAGATGAATATTATTATCGGCTCGGAAACATCAATTACTTTGATGGAGTTGACAGCTTTTTCTTTGAGGTTGATAGGGACTTTTCAACCTATTATGATTATAAGGTCGCGCAGATCAATGCTTATGATCTCTATCATTCCTATCTTAGTGGAAAATTCATTAGGGTGGAGCACAACCATAAAGATGAGCTGGTAGATATAAATGAGGATAGTGAATTTTCCTGGACGGATTCAAAAAATGCGCTTATTGAACTTATTTATGCACTTCATATCTCACGAAGTGTTTCCAACGGAAGAGCAGGTATCCGGAAGATATGCCAAATGTTTGAGGATATATTTGAGGTTAGCCTTGGCGATATTCATCATGCATTTTATCAGATGAAATTCAGGGCCGGTCAGCGAGCACGGTACCTTCATTTCCTAAAAAATTCACTTGAACAGTATATGGATAACGATTGATAAAATTTTGGTAGATCTGCTCGTAATATTCATCGGATGTTTTTACAGCATTATGAAACTGCTGGACATAATTGAATTATAATTGGAATTAAATGTCATTTTAGATATAAAGAGATGGTCTTTTTTAGACCGTCTCTTTTTGTTAATAGAGATCCCAACTTATTAATCCCCAAACAACCAAATTAAGAGAAACTTTTACTGTTTTACACTATGCCTTTCTTTAGTCATGTTCAGTCATGGGCTACCCATTAAGTCAGCCTAAGAACATTGCCGCTAATGATTATTGGGTCATAAAAAAGTGAAAAAAAATCCTTTATGGCTAGATATGACTAACCACGCTGGTAGAAATAGCCGGAAAAACTAGGTCAATTTTGGATCTGTAAACCAAACAGCGAATGCTATGAATATCGACAGAATAGAATTTTTGAATTGGATGGAGCGAATCATGAAGCGCTTAGATATCCTTTCGGGTGATCTTGAAAACAGGGAAAAGAAAAGACTAAGCGTAGACGGCGAAGAATTGCTGGATAATCAGGATGTCCTGCAGATGCTAAAAATAACCTATCGCTGCCTTCAACGCTACCGCACAATCGGAAAGATCAAATACTTTACCGTAAGCGGTAAGGTGTTCTACAAAAGTTCCGATGTCCAGCAGTTTATCCGTGACAGTTATCATGGTGGTAAATATACGCCTAAGTAGGAAAACATCGGATAGCCACCTGACGAAGCACCCAACAAAGTATAGATTCGATCAACGTAAAAACTTTTTATTATGAGCGAACAAACTATTTCTAAAGAAAACCAGCCGCAAGAACTGGAAGCATTATCAGATATCCTTTTAGTGCTTGACAAGAAGAAAAACCGTATTGAAGCGGTCAAAGGGGTAGATGAAGAGGGTAATCTCCAAACAGCAGACCCCAAAAAGTCAAATTTACTGGATTTTATGCGTGTTGATAAGGGAGATGCCTTGAGCAATTTCTTTTCGAATTTCTGGCGCAGGCTTAATGACCCCATATCATTCCGTTTTTTCAGGGGCCCGGAGATCGACCTGAATGAAGTTGCCAAAAAATTACAGAAAGCGATAGACCATCCTACGCCGGAAGGTAACAAGCTTCTGGATGCACTTGAGATTAAGTATGACAACAAATTAAATCAAAAAAATATGGAAACAAATCAAACATCGGAAGGCGCAGCGCCAACAAATGAAACCAAATCAGCTTACAAGTATAAAGTGGAGGAGATAGACTGGACCTCCCTTGAAAAACTAAACCTGAACCGTGCGCTTCTTGAAAAGAACGGCCAGCTGGATAAGCTGCTAAAGGGGTACAAATCTGACGGAATTTACAGGATTGAAGGAAATTTCGATGGTATAGTCATGAAAGGAGATGCACGGCTTTCACTGAGAAAACCAAAAGATAGTGATCAGGTCGTGGTGATGGCACATGGTGTCCGTCTCGAACCGGATCTAAAAAATCAGTTTTACGGCCATGTTTTTACTGCGGAAGATAAAGACAATTTAAAAAAGACAGGAAACATGGGGCGGGTTGCCGAACTTACAAACTATTCTGACGGGACAAAAGTAAAATCGCTGATCAGCATCGATAAACTTACGAATGAGGTCGTATCTTTTCCGGTAGATCTCATTAAAATCAGTGAAAAGTTTGGTGGAGTTAGGTTAAATGCAGAACAGAAAGCCGAACTACTGGAAGGAAGACCAGTTCTTGTTGAAGGCATGGTCAATACAAAGACAGGTGAAGTTTTTAATCAGCAACTGCAATATAGCGCAGATGCCAAAAAGCTGGTGTTTGCGGGACAGAGTGAAGGACAACAGCAGGGGCAGAACTATGCCATTCCGCCTGAATTTAGAGGTAAGGTGCTGGAGGAGAAGGATAAAAAACGTTTAGAGAATGGTGAAGTCATTTTTATGAAAGATATTGTTAACCTAGAAGGAACGAAGCTTTATTCAGGGTACGTCTGGCAAAATAAGGAAACCGGTAAGCTGGACTTCGATTTTGACAACCCTCAGCAGGAGAAAGCTCAGAAACAGTCCGAAACTCAGGGAACTGTTCAGGGACAGGCAACAAAACAGGATGCTACAGCCAATAACGCGCAGAAAAATGCTCCTAAAAAGGAAAATGCCAGAGGGCCGAAAATACATTAAATCCTTACCTTATGAAAGCGATCATAGCAGAGAAGCCCTCGGTGGCCTATGAACTGGCAAGAATTGTAGGGGCTACAGAGAAGAGGGACGGTTATTTTGAGGGCGGAGGGTTTCTTGTGACCTGGGCATTTGGACACCTTGTTGGACTGGCGATGCCGGAGGATTATGGGATTAAGGGATTCAATAAAGAATCCCTCCCCATCATTCCTTCTGAATTCAAACTGAATGGCAGAAAGGTGAAATCTGGTAATGGGTATGTGTATGATGAGGGTTCAAAAAGACAGCTTGAAATAATAGGCTCCGTATTTAAGAAGTGTGGTAGTATTATTGTTGCTACGGATGCCGGGAGGGAAGGTGAAGTGATTTTTCGGTTCATCTATCAATATCTCGGGTGCAGCAAACCTTTTGAGCGGTTGTGGATCAACAGCCTGACCGAAAAGGCAATTATCCACGGATTTCAAAATCTAAAACAGGGAAGTGAATTTAACGGTCTTTTTGAAGCTGGTAGGGAACGGTCGGAATGTGACTGGCTCGTAGGAATCAATGCAACCCAGTCGCTTACCATTGCGATGGGTGATGGTCTATTTTCGCTGGGAAGAGTGCAGACACCTACACTTGCGCTTATCTGTAAGCGTTTCCTTGCACATAAAGCATTTGAGGTCAAAGATTATTTTCAGCTGGAACTATCCTTGATAAAAGAAGGAATAAGTTTCAGAAGCCAATCCGAGGATAAATGGCATGATAAAGAAAAGGCCGAATCTATCCTGCGTACGCTTGAACGCTGTGGCGTTGCAGAGATAAAGGAGGTTGAAAAAAAATCGGGTACGATCCAGGCTCCACTGCTTTTTGACCTGACGGGATTGCAGAAAGAGGCGAATAAAAAGCTGGGTTATTCTGCCGAACGGACACTTGAGATTGCCCAGAAACTTTATGAAAAGAAATTTATAACCTATCCAAGAACGGGTTCTAAATATATACCGGAGGATATCTGGGCTGAAATACCTTCATTAATCCTCGCTTTAGGTTACCGGAGTTCATGCAAGGAAGCTGTTGATCAAATCAAGTGGGAACGCTATAATAAGCATATTGTAAATGATGTGAAGGTTACCGACCATCACGGAATATTGATTACCGAAAATATCCCTACCAGACTGGAAGCAAGTGAAGATGCTCTATATGACATGATTGCAAAACGTCTTCTTGAATCAGTTTCACCCGCATGTCATAGGGAAATTACAGATATAAAAATCGCAGTTCTGCATTATAATTTTAAACTGAAAGCGATCAGGATTACTTCTGCTGGCTGGAAGGTGATCAATGGAAATTTTGAGCAGGAAGGTGAGGATCTTGTCACTGCTTTTCCTGATCTCCAAACCGGAATGCAGCTGAACATTGATGCTGTAAACGTACTTGCGAAGAAAACAAAACCCCCGATGCTCTATACGGAAGCGGACCTGCTTGCGACAATGGAAAATGTAGGCAGCACAGTTGAAAATGAGGAAGAACGAAAAATCCTGAAAAACATCGGTATCGGCACACCTGCCACACGGGCCGCCATTATCGAAACTCTTTTTGACAGGGGATATATCGTTCGGGAGAAAAAGAGTATTGTTCCCACCGATAAAGGCATGCTCGTTTATGAAATTGTTGGGGACAAGAAAATTGCTGATGCCGCAATGACCGCGCAGTGGGAGATTGCATTTGAGAAAATTGAGAATGGAGAGATTGATGCTGAACTTTTTCATGCGGAGGTTGAGCTTGCAGTACATGAAATAACCAGTGAATTACTGAACGTAAGAAGGGCTTCTACGGATAGTATGGATCTGTACTGTCCGAAATGTAGGGGTAAGGTGGTTCTACGGGAAAAAGTTGTTAAATGTACAGATGAAGGCTGTGGGTGGGTTTTATTTCGCAATATCTGCGGTGTACAACTTAGTTATAAGGAAATTGATGCCCTTCTAAAAAAAGGTAGAAGTCCATTGATTAAAAAGATGGTCGGCAGAAATAAGAAAGCATTCAATGCTTATATCCTGTTGGATGGGTCCGGCTCGACATCCTTTGAGTTTGAACAAAAAAATAAAGGTAAATACAAATAGTTCATGATGTGATTTTTTGGTTAGTGAAGTCCGGGACCGCGAATGGTTCCGGGCTTTTTTTGTGTAATGGGAATATCAAGGTAAGAATAGGAAAGGTTAGGTACCAAATCAAACTTTGCTCCTCTAGCTGATTAGGTTTACCGCTATAAAGTTTTAATAAAAAATATAGCGATATGAAAAATCATAGCCAGGACTTTTCCTACTACCAGCTAAAGTTGCAGGATCACATTGATTCCAGTTTTCCCGAGAGATCAGGGGACGTTAAATTTATCAGCCAGCGTGCAAGGTGGGCCGCAAATGCTTATGAGGGTGCTTTCCGCTCAGGTAATCCGATCATTAAATGTAATGAGATTGCTGATTACATTCTTTACGAAGGACTGCATTTTTCCAGATTTGATACACTATTTGAAGTGCTGACCTATGAATTTTCGGATGTTTTCGATGAACTTGATTATCGTGATTTTGCATTAAAGGTCCTTCCAAAATGTGAGGAGATCTTTGGTCATTATGAGCTGACTGATGATTTTGCATATACAACTGACTATGATCTGCTGTATACGGAGCTAACCGGTTTCATCGCCATCTGGATTGAGCAAAATGGCATTCGATAAGAAGCGGAGCATCCGCCAGAACATTGAAGCGATCCGGACGGTTTTCTCCATTGAAAAAGAAGGAAGATCAGCAACAGACGATGAAATATCCATACTAAAGCAATATTCAGGATTTGGGGGCTTAAAGTTCATCTTGAATCCAGTAGGGCAGGCGGACGATATAAATCAGTGGAAGGCTTCCGATATGCCTTATTTTCCGCTTACACAGGAATTGTTTTCGCTCATTAAGGACAATTCTGAAAGTGAAAACAGTTATAGGGAATATATATCCAAAATTAGAGGTTCTATCCTCGATGCGTTTTACACACCTACGGAAATCACTCAGAGTATTGCAGCAGCAATTACAGACACAGGAATTTCTATATCAAGCATACTTGAACCTTCGGCTGGGGTGGGAGCATTTATCGAACCATTTACTGGCACCGGCGGGCGCGGAATATGCGCCTTTGAACAGGATTTACTAACCGGGAAAATCCTGAAAAATCTTTATGGCTCCAATGCTGATATCCGGATTGATAGCTTTGAAAATATACACGAAGAAGATACAGGATACGACCTGATCATAGGTAATATTCCTTTTGGAACTACTTCTATTTTTGATCTTTCTTATTCAAGAGGAAAAGACGAAGCACGAAAATTTGCTGCACAGAGCGTGCACAATTATTTCTTTTTAAAGGCAACTGATAAGTTAAGGGAAGGTGGGCTCCTTGCATTTATAACATCGCAGGGAGTTCTAAACAGTCAGTCCAACTTTCCTATCCGTGAGGCACTAATGAAGGAGCACCGCCTGGTTTCTGCATTACGTTTACCCAATAATCTTTTCGAAGAAAGTGGAACATCTGTAGGAACAGACCTGATTGTGTTGCAGAAGAGCAGCGGGTCACGGTCATTGTCCAGACGGGCACTTGATTTTACGGGAACCAGTGAAAATTGTAATCTGCTATTTAACAACCCCAATCACATCGTTGCGACACGATCTTTCCAGGATACTGACCAATATGGCAAGGCAACTACCATTCATATACATGATGGTGGGATTGAAAGAATCGCAGAAAGTCTTCATCAAAAGCTTTCTGAGGATTTTCAGCAGTATTTTGACCTTAAATTGTTTACTGAACATAAAGTAACCTCGATTGGCACTAAAGTTTTATCAAAGCCTGCTGTTACCATTCCTGAGAAAAATATCATTCATAACGGTGGTGCTGAAAAAGCTATACAACTCGATCTTTTTTCCGATCAAGTGCTAGGAGAAATGTCTGTTAAAAAGACCAAGAGAAGAGGTAAAAAGACGTCTCAAAGCAAGATTACAAAATTTAAACAGCTTTCCTTTTTTGATTCCGGAGAAATCGGCACGGTGGATCAGAAAGATAAACTGAATACTGAATTGAATCAGAATGAAAAGAAAGCCAATATTCAAAAACATTCGTCCAATTCCTCAAAGAAAAAAGTTGAATCTCTTTCGTTGTTCCATGAAATCGACGATAGTAAGGTTTGCAAAAATGAACCGGAAACTTTTGCAGGAGAAGTAAAATCTTCTTATCGGGAGAATACGCTGATTGTTTCAAAAGGCAGGGTAGGTAAACTACAAATGAACCGCCGGGACAGAGCTTTTATTTTTCAGCCGATTGAATTATCCGTAACTGACAATAAACGTATCCAAAGTTATATTAAGCTACGGGACAGTTATCAACTGCTTTATGATTTTGAAGCCAATAACAGGCAGGAGGATGTAGAGGCCAGAAAACTTTTAAACGGGACGTATGATGATTTTGTGGCTCGTTTTGGAAATTTAAACACAGCAGAGAACATTAAATTTATAAAAATGGATGCTTCGGGGAATGAAATTCCCTATCTGGAGCGGGTGGTTGGTGGTGTAATACATAAGTCCGATATTTTTGACCATCCGGTCAGCTTTTCGACAAGAGAAGTCACGGTAAACAGTGCTTCTGAAGCTCTATCTGCCTCGCTTAATTTGTCGGATAGTGTTGATCTGGGGTTTATGGAAGAGATCAGCGGGTTTACTGAAAGTGAATTGCGTGAAAATTTACAGGGTCAGATATTCTTCAATCCACTTTCGGGCAACATGGAGGTTTCCCAAAAGTTTTTGGCGGGGAATGTTGTTTTAAAAGCCCGCCAACTAAAAGAATATATTTCCGCACATCCAGAAGACACAGAAGCCCTAAAAAGCCTTGAAGCGCTTGAAAAAGCGAGGCCTGAGCCTATAAAATTTGACGAGCTGGATTTTAACCTGGGAGAACGTTGGATCGGATGTGATATTTACAACAGGTTTGCAAGCCACCTTTTTGATAGCGAAATCAAAATTTACTATTCGGAAAGCAGTGATGACTTTTCGGTCAATGCGAAATCCAGCAACATAAAAATCACTGAAAAATATGCGATAAAGTCGGAGAGCAGAACATTTGACGGACTGAATCTACTGCGTCATGCCCTGGTCAATACAACTCCCGATATTACCAAAACAGAATATCTCGCAGACGGAACTGCCATAAAAGTCAAAGATATGGACGCTATCCAGATGGCTAACGGAAAAATTGACGAGATACGGAATGAGTTTACGGACTGGTTATATCAGCAGGATGAGGGGTTTAAAAATGAGCTGACAGCACGCTACAACGATCTCTTTAACTGTCATGTAAGGCCTTATTATGACGGCAGTCATCAGACTTTTCCAGGACTGGACCGTGCAGCACTTGATATCGAGGATCTTTATGATAGCCAGAAAGATGCCATCTATATGCTGAAAAGCAACAATGGAGGTATCTGCGACCATGAAGTGGGAGCCGGAAAGACACTTATTATGGTAGGGGGTGCACAAGAAATGAAAAGACTGGGACTTGTTCACAAACCGATGATCATCGCGCTGAAAGCCAATATCCATGAAATAGCAGAAACCTATCGGAAGGCGTATCCTTTTGCAAAAATTTTGTATCCCGGAAAAAAAGATTTTACACCACAGAAAAGGCTAAAAATCTTTGGTGATATTAAAAATAATGACTGGGACTGTATCATCTTAACGCATGACCAGTTTGGTATGATTCCGCAGTCTCCCGAGTTACAGAAAGAAATTTTGGAGGCAGAACTTCATTCTGTGGAACAGAATCTCGATGCCCTGCGCAATCAGGGAAAAGATGTCTCCGGTGCTATGCTAAAAGGTGTAGAAATTAGAAAGAAGAACCTGAATGTAAAATTAAAGACGCTGGAACATGATATTGAAAACCGGAAAGATGATGTTGTGGACTTTAAGATGATGGGAATCGATCACCTTTTTGTTGACGAAAGTCATAAATTCAAGAATCTCATGTTTAATACCAGGCATGAGCGTGTCGCAGGACTTGGAAATGTACAGGGAAGCCAAAAAGCGCTCAATCTTCTTTTTGCGATACGTACGATTCAGGAAAGAACCGGAAAAGATCTAGGAGCGACCTTTCTTTCGGGAACGACAATTTCCAATTCATTGACTGAGCTTTATTGTTTATTTAAATATTTGCGCCCAAAGGCATTGGAACGACAGGGTATAAACTGCTTTGATGCATGGGCAGCGATCTATGCCCGTAAATCGATAGATTATGAATTCTCGGTAGCGAACAATATTGTTCAAAAGGAGAGGTTCAGGCATTTTATCAAGGTCCCTGAACTGTCGCAGTTCTATACCGAAATTACTGATTATCGTACAGCAGCAGATATTGGCATAGACCGCCCCATAAAAAATGAAATCCTGTACAATATTCCTCCAACGGCAGAACAGGAAATCTTTATCAAAAAACTCATGGAATTTGCAAAGACAGGTAATGCTGAGTTATTGGGAAGACCACCTCTGTCACCGACTGAGCAGAAAGCGAAGATGCTTATAGCAACTGATTACGCAAGAAAAATGTCTTTGGACATGCGTCTTATCTCTCCAAAATATACCGATGATCCCGGAAACAAAGCTTCTGTCTGTGCAGACAATATTGCAAAATATTATAGGAAATATAATGCGCAAAAAGGAACGCAGTTTGTTTTCTCAGATCTTGGGACCTATAAATCGGACGAATGGAACATCTACAGTGAGATTAAAAGAAAGCTTGTACTAGATCATGGGATACCTGCGGATGAGATCCGTTTTATCCAGCAGGCAAAGACCGAAGATCAGCGTAAGGAGCTGATAAAGGCGACCAATGAAGGTAAAATCAGAGTTCTATTTGGATCTACTGAAATGCTGGGAACAGGTGTAAACGCACAGAAAAGGGCAGTTGCCGTACATCATCTTGACATTCCCTGGAGGCCGTCGGATCTTGAACAGCGGGATGGCCGTGCGGTACGAAAAGGGAATGAGATTGCTAAATTTTTTGCTGGAAATAAGGTTGATGTCTTTATTTATGCTGTCGAAAAATCCCTCGATGCCTATAAGTTCAATACGCTGGCGAATAAGCAACGGTTTATCGGCCAATTAAAAAGTAATACGGTTGCGGTTAGAACACTTGACGAAGGAGGTATGGACGAAGTTTCAGGAATGAACTTTTCGGAATATGTAGCTTTACTTTCCGGCAATACCGATCTTCTGGAGAAGGCGAAGGTTGAAAAGAAAATATCTGTTTTAGAAAGCGAGAAACATGCTTTTCTCCGATCAAAATGGAGTTCTTCATCTAAACTTGAGAACCTGACCGAAGAACTTGAAACAAGATCCTCCCGGTTAGAAAGGCTTAATGCCGACTGGAACAATTTTCAGAAGCGGGTCCAAAGGTCGAAGGATGGAAATATGTTAAATCCAATACTTTTGGATGGGGTGTCTACAGATGCTGGTGTGAAGGAAATTGGTGCTAAGTTGAGTAAGCTGGCTGCTGTTTCAAGAACTGGGGGAGATTATGAAGAAATAGGGTCTCTATATGGTTTTCGGCTACTTGTTAAGACGGAAATGACGCAGAAAGACAGTTCTAGCCTCGTTGAACGAGATAACAGGTTTTTTATCTGTGGAGAAGGAAATATCAAATACACGCATAACAATGGTATCATGGCCAGTGATCCCGAAAGGGCAAGTCTGAACTTTCTTAATGCGCTGCAGAAACTTCCCGGACTTATCGAGGAAGAGGATAAAAAATTGAAGCTACTAAAAGATGACCAGGTTGTGCTTAACGATATTGTCAAGGGAAGCTGGAATAAGGAAAAACAGTTAGCTACATTGAAAACAGAACTAGCCTCAGTTGAGCGAAAAATTCAGTTTTCTTTGG
Coding sequences:
- a CDS encoding Crp/Fnr family transcriptional regulator; protein product: MRNIVSTEEENIAKESLLGFLGSIHSMSPELRAALFSNTYLQKVNKKHILLDIDEIQKSLFFIVKGVVRSYYLDSFGKDTTSWILFEGDLAISVYSFFSQKRSFEVLETVEDSSLLVLSHEKLMELYHSFPEFNYIGRILTETYYIKAEEKANELRVFSATERYLHLLEKYPNIIARIPLGMISSYLGITQSTLSRIRAKKEF
- a CDS encoding RteC domain-containing protein codes for the protein MKQAYKNILLSIEKEEISVSRSKKSAIDEAYHMVSFLDKTLTELKGQINIKGFDSILDEIIFFKRVKPEILGRLMFYNKVIKIEAFSPLNSELIESYYSEQMKLLNKDFKKHISSSDFYSYYRAGRSDKDEYYYRLGNINYFDGVDSFFFEVDRDFSTYYDYKVAQINAYDLYHSYLSGKFIRVEHNHKDELVDINEDSEFSWTDSKNALIELIYALHISRSVSNGRAGIRKICQMFEDIFEVSLGDIHHAFYQMKFRAGQRARYLHFLKNSLEQYMDND
- a CDS encoding helix-turn-helix domain-containing protein; the protein is MNIDRIEFLNWMERIMKRLDILSGDLENREKKRLSVDGEELLDNQDVLQMLKITYRCLQRYRTIGKIKYFTVSGKVFYKSSDVQQFIRDSYHGGKYTPK
- a CDS encoding DUF3945 domain-containing protein, which produces MSEQTISKENQPQELEALSDILLVLDKKKNRIEAVKGVDEEGNLQTADPKKSNLLDFMRVDKGDALSNFFSNFWRRLNDPISFRFFRGPEIDLNEVAKKLQKAIDHPTPEGNKLLDALEIKYDNKLNQKNMETNQTSEGAAPTNETKSAYKYKVEEIDWTSLEKLNLNRALLEKNGQLDKLLKGYKSDGIYRIEGNFDGIVMKGDARLSLRKPKDSDQVVVMAHGVRLEPDLKNQFYGHVFTAEDKDNLKKTGNMGRVAELTNYSDGTKVKSLISIDKLTNEVVSFPVDLIKISEKFGGVRLNAEQKAELLEGRPVLVEGMVNTKTGEVFNQQLQYSADAKKLVFAGQSEGQQQGQNYAIPPEFRGKVLEEKDKKRLENGEVIFMKDIVNLEGTKLYSGYVWQNKETGKLDFDFDNPQQEKAQKQSETQGTVQGQATKQDATANNAQKNAPKKENARGPKIH
- a CDS encoding type IA DNA topoisomerase, with translation MKAIIAEKPSVAYELARIVGATEKRDGYFEGGGFLVTWAFGHLVGLAMPEDYGIKGFNKESLPIIPSEFKLNGRKVKSGNGYVYDEGSKRQLEIIGSVFKKCGSIIVATDAGREGEVIFRFIYQYLGCSKPFERLWINSLTEKAIIHGFQNLKQGSEFNGLFEAGRERSECDWLVGINATQSLTIAMGDGLFSLGRVQTPTLALICKRFLAHKAFEVKDYFQLELSLIKEGISFRSQSEDKWHDKEKAESILRTLERCGVAEIKEVEKKSGTIQAPLLFDLTGLQKEANKKLGYSAERTLEIAQKLYEKKFITYPRTGSKYIPEDIWAEIPSLILALGYRSSCKEAVDQIKWERYNKHIVNDVKVTDHHGILITENIPTRLEASEDALYDMIAKRLLESVSPACHREITDIKIAVLHYNFKLKAIRITSAGWKVINGNFEQEGEDLVTAFPDLQTGMQLNIDAVNVLAKKTKPPMLYTEADLLATMENVGSTVENEEERKILKNIGIGTPATRAAIIETLFDRGYIVREKKSIVPTDKGMLVYEIVGDKKIADAAMTAQWEIAFEKIENGEIDAELFHAEVELAVHEITSELLNVRRASTDSMDLYCPKCRGKVVLREKVVKCTDEGCGWVLFRNICGVQLSYKEIDALLKKGRSPLIKKMVGRNKKAFNAYILLDGSGSTSFEFEQKNKGKYK
- a CDS encoding DUF1896 domain-containing protein encodes the protein MKNHSQDFSYYQLKLQDHIDSSFPERSGDVKFISQRARWAANAYEGAFRSGNPIIKCNEIADYILYEGLHFSRFDTLFEVLTYEFSDVFDELDYRDFALKVLPKCEEIFGHYELTDDFAYTTDYDLLYTELTGFIAIWIEQNGIR